A window of the Brassica oleracea var. oleracea cultivar TO1000 chromosome C1, BOL, whole genome shotgun sequence genome harbors these coding sequences:
- the LOC106302197 gene encoding UDP-glycosyltransferase 84A1-like, which produces MELESSSDSSPVHVMLVSFHGQGSVGPFLRLGKLIASKGTVVTFVTTEYWGKKMRQAKQIVEGELKPVGSSSIRFEFFDDGCAEEDVRRGTSLYIPQLEQTGRREVSKLVRRYEEKKEPVSRLINNPFVPWVGDVAEELNILCAVLWIQSCACFSAYYHYQNGSVPFPTEAEPELDVKLPCVPVLKHDEIGTVAYLKQEQMEEMAHGVLKSGLSFLWVIRPPLPDLKLETHVVPQELKEACGKGVGKIVEWCPQEQVLAHSSMACFVTHCEWNSTTEALTSGVPVVWFPQWGDQVTNAVYLIDVFKTGVRLGRGAADEGIVPREFVAEKLLEATVGEKAKELRKSALKWKAEAEAAVAPGGSSEKNIREFVEKLGVSSG; this is translated from the coding sequence ATGGAGTTGGAATCTTCCTCAGACTCGAGTCCAGTTCATGTAATGCTTGTGTCGTTTCATGGACAAGGCAGCGTCGGTCCTTTTCTTCGTCTCGGAAAGCTAATTGCTTCAAAGGGAACAGTCGTTACGTTCGTCACTACGGAGTACTGGGGGAAGAAAATGAGACAAGCCAAGCAGATCGTCGAAGGTGAGCTTAAACCGGTTGGTTCCAGTTCAATCCGGTTTGAGTTTTTCGACGATGGGTGTGCAGAAGAAGATGTCCGGAGAGGTACCTCCTTGTACATCCCACAGCTAGAACAAACCGGGAGACGAGAAGTATCGAAACTCGTGAGGAGATACGAGGAAAAGAAAGAACCCGTCTCTCGTCTGATCAATAACCCGTTTGTCCCGTGGGTCGGGGACGTGGCGGAAGAGTTAAACATTCTGTGCGCAGTGCTCTGGATACAATCTTGTGCTTGTTTCTCAGCTTATTATCATTACCAAAATGGCTCTGTTCCTTTCCCAACAGAAGCAGAGCCTGAGCTCGATGTAAAGCTCCCATGCGTTCCTGTCTTAAAGCACGACGAGATCGGGACGGTTGCGTATTTGAAGCAAGAACAGATGGAAGAGATGGCTCACGGAGTTTTGAAATCGGGTTTATCGTTCTTGTGGGTGATCAGACCTCCATTACCAGATTTAAAGCTGGAGACTCATGTCGTGCCTCAAGAGCTGAAAGAAGCGTGTGGTAAGGGTGTAGGGAAGATTGTGGAGTGGTGTCCTCAAGAGCAAGTGCTGGCTCATTCTTCAATGGCGTGTTTTGTGACTCACTGCGAATGGAACTCGACAACAGAGGCTTTGACTTCAGGGGTTCCGGTGGTTTGGTTTCCGCAGTGGGGAGATCAAGTCACCAACGCGGTTTATCTGATTGATGTCTTCAAGACGGGAGTGAGGCTTGGCCGTGGAGCGGCGGACGAGGGGATTGTACCGAGGGAGTTCGTAGCGGAGAAGCTTTTAGAAGCGACGGTTGGGGAGAAAGCGAAGGAGCTGAGGAAGAGTGCTTTGAAATGGAAGGCGGAGGCGGAAGCAGCTGTGGCTCCGGGGGGTTCGTCCGAAAAGAATATCCGGGAGTTTGTGGAGAAGTTAGGCGTGAGCAGTGGCTGA